A single genomic interval of Dromiciops gliroides isolate mDroGli1 chromosome 1, mDroGli1.pri, whole genome shotgun sequence harbors:
- the SLC5A5 gene encoding LOW QUALITY PROTEIN: sodium/iodide cotransporter (The sequence of the model RefSeq protein was modified relative to this genomic sequence to represent the inferred CDS: inserted 4 bases in 3 codons; deleted 1 base in 1 codon): protein MGMEAWAPERPTFSVWDYGVFGLMLLISTAIGLFFGLARGGQKTAEDXFTGGRQMAAVPXGLSLAASFMSAIQCWEYLAEAYRNGLKFLWMCLGQLLNTLLTAYHFLPVFYRLGLTSTYQYLELRFSRSVRLCGTIQYVIATMLYTGIVIYALPCILNQVTGLDIWASLLSTAQSVXLYTTVGGMKAVIWTDVFQVFVMLSGFIAILIQGTLLVGGVHRVLDIAHNHSRINLDDFDLDPRKRYTFWTFVMGGTLVWLSMYGVNQAQVQRYVACKSEREARLALLINQTGLFLIVGSAVACGIIMFALYVECDPLQAGHISAPDQYVPYLVLDIFQDYPGVPGLFLACAYSGTLSTASTSINAMAAVTVEDLIKPRLPTLSPRKLTLISKGLSLIYGSACLTVAALSSLLGGGVLQGSFTVMGVISGPLLGAFILGMFIPACNTAGVFSGLGAGLLLSFWVAVGATLYPPSPQTMGVLPTFTDHCALYNASEGLNVTVIMGTLPPRTVSVPGDRPAIADDFYAISYLYYGALGTLTTVVAGVLVSYLTGPTKRSDLGPGLLWWDIMKQMSSVAPMAKSMPLEDGLSNSRIPASVYMRSRSSQDPHLSGPRISYYRRRQRKATCSKKLTSKLAPIGLREPEKPILRGLDQNFGLTSSRPGNLLSIGQGLFYAHEARGPLDLLDLRMPDEGLGPAPPRLPDLALI from the exons ATGGGGATGGAGGCCTGGGCCCCTGAGCGGCCCACCTTTAGCGTCTGGGACTACGGCGTCTTTGGTCTCATGCTGCTGATCTCCACCGCCATCGGCCTCTTCTTCGGGCTGGCCCGGGGTGGGCAGAAGACTGCGGAGG TTTTCACTGGCGGGCGGCAGATGGCAGCTGTGC TGGGTCTCTCGCTGGCGGCCAGCTTCATGTCAGCCATCCAGTGCTGGGAGTACCTGGCCGAGGCTTACCGTAATGGGCTCAAGTTCCTCTGGATGTGCCTGGGGCAGCTGCTCAACACCCTTCTCACTGCCTACCACTTCCTCCCCGTCTTCTACCGCCTGGGCCTCACC AGCACGTACCAG TATCTGGAGCTGAGATTTAGTCGTTCAGTTCGTCTGTGTGGCACCATTCAGTATGTCATCGCCACG ATGCTATACACAGGAATTGTCATCTATGCTCTGCCTTGTATTCTCAACCAAG TAACAGGGCTGGATATCTGGGCGTCTCTCCTTTCCACGGCGCAATCAGT CCTTTACACCACTGTG GGAGGCATGAAGGCTGTCATCTGGACAGATGTCTTCCAAGTGTTTGTGATGCTCTCTGGGTTCATCGCCATCTTGATCCAGGGCACCCTTCTGGTCGGCGGCGTCCACCGGGTGCTGGACATTGCCCACAATCATTCCCGGATCAACCTGGATGA CTTTGACCTGGACCCAAGGAAACGCTATACCTTCTGGACGTTTGTGATGGGGGGCACCCTGGTGTGGCTGTCCATGTACGGGGTGAACCAGGCCCAGGTCCAGCGTTACGTGGCCTGCAAGAGTGAGCGAGAGGCCAGACT GGCACTGCTGATCAACCAGACGGGGCTCTTCCTCATTGTGGGCAGCGCAGTAGCCTGTGGTATCATCATGTTTGCCCTGTATGTAGAGTGTGACCCACTGCAGGCTGGACACATCTCTGCTCCTGATCAG TATGTGCCCTACCTGGTGCTGGACATCTTCCAGGACTACCCTGGTGTTCCGGGACTCTTCCTTGCCTGTGCCTATAGCGGCACCTTAAG CACGGCATCCACCAGCATCAATGCCATGGCCGCTGTCACCGTGGAAGATTTGATCAAGCCCCGGCTGCCCACCCTCAGCCCTCGAAAATTGACTCTCATCTCCAAGGGGCTGT CCCTCATCTACGGTTCAGCCTGTCTGACAGTGGCTGCCCTGTCCTCCCTGCTCGGAGGTGGTGTCCTTCAG gGCTCTTTCACTGTGATGGGGGTGATCAGTGGCCCATTGCTTGGAGCCTTCATCCTGGGCATGTTCATTCCAGCCTGCAACACTGCG GGTGTCTTCTCAGGCCTGGGTGCAGGCTTACTACTCTCCTTCTGGGTGGCTGTCGGGGCGACTCTGTACCCACCGAGCCCACAGACCATGGGTGTGTTGCCTACCTTCACAGATCACTGTGCCCTCTACAATGCTAGTGAGGGCCTAAATGTCACTGTGATCATGGGGACACTTCCACCAAGGACTGTTTCTGTCCCAGGAGACCG GCCTGCTATTGCTGATGACTTCTATGCCATCTCTTACCTGTACTACGGGGCCCTGGGCACACTGACTACCGTGGTAGCTGGAGTCCTTGTCAGCTACCTGACAG GCCCCACCAAACGTAGTGACCTGGGCCCTGGACTTCTGTGGTGGGACATCATGAAACAGATGTCATCCGTGGCCCCCATGGCTAAGTCGATGCCCCTGGAGGATGGCTTGTCTAATTCAAG GATTCCAGCGAGTGTCTACATGAGGTCAAGAAGCTCCCAGGACCCTCATCTTTCTGGCCCCAGGATCAGCTACTACAGAAGGAGGCAGAGGAAAGCAACTTGCTCAAAGAAACTGACATCGAAATTGGCTCCTATAGGACTGAGAGAGCCTGAGAAACCCATACTGAGGGGGCTGGACCAGAACTTTGGCCTGACCAGTTCTAGACCTGGGAACCTGCTCTCGATTggtcagggattgttttatgCTCATGAGGCCCGAGGACCCCTGGATCTTCTAGATTTAAGGATGCCGGACGAAGGGCTGGGCCCAGCCCCTCCCAGACTCCCAGACCTTGCCTTGATCTGA